One genomic region from Rosa rugosa chromosome 1, drRosRugo1.1, whole genome shotgun sequence encodes:
- the LOC133726750 gene encoding uncharacterized protein LOC133726750 isoform X4, producing MCFIHCQLDGQTLSPCPAKAIVFRNLTVNSDHEFLVSVTTSDGQRNSSAHSWFIDTIPPTATIFSGKNYTSTERIAIDITFSEACTGKGGFRCVNSSSCDVIIHGPAHVHASSLRMIKPGISYSLDVILSFTSMNGRVVIRMADKFCTDQAGNSFTRTNGSTIIIHFDRRPVLADLWTSVPAYELVMNGVPRTVLATNKLEDVQIFLGFSIPIINTTEQVLNAMIVNSGKLIPIHRRNQGSREFNFQIRNISRTEIIVIELQAGLLIGRTGTPVSPVPSITFLYDSVETGVGLSTSSPNVTKDHSINVVVEFTKPVFGFEASMVNVVGGRITRFRELSRALYSLNVQAITEHMVSISVPAGKVYDISENLNMASNQLEVKHFCADSTPAISMALQSFVSAGILATSLAAAILSISTAHLGAVGIASERINVVASDSSMNLHGLVGHLQVFVLSDWLSVNQPIEYFETTKGLWWLIPRQKLPWKKDSGSVLHHHVYLAEENLQRKSIASSVGGSSHKGVNVQVDSYLANSSYMCNEVPVPIEMGPKSGWLLGQHNMHMIPYGLPLHSNEYFMYFLRGEPLSASNVIKGMENYLGWEDLLMNLFWLGIGGGSLVIIHLLILLFLRWRTGTPAHGLLSVPRFELFLLILMLPCISQSSTFVIKGGTTGGIITGALLLAIPAALIISVCLFNLIAIFSASYVQYKEVKHVARKEPWSTRILYYFTGRPSAGKWFYKEGIPSSFLPRFGILFESLKGPPLFVFVDQNEPNSISKWTGSGNSGIGRMRPVSLDGSIEEIKIPISKRVLGCARSSYIIVDLSRRVCLGIICGAYSSRKSNQSLFALTITLVQFIYLFTIKPYISRGVHVVESISLLCEVGIFALFISINGSNPVKARNAGFLMLGLLFLTFVTQIINEWYALMKFILRFSQPQKNSFKLGLKFAAKGLILPFLPKKQWPRVIPASSHPKTGLPPVLHPGPDTKSGRRDMRAPGGNTISAMTATVVPVLSPGSPGPNVLQMTAGSSTPETTLGTQRAVEAKQLKGLKLQPKSDLKKLRELARASFSGDSNFEEASTSYGPKP from the exons ATGTGTTTCATTCACTGTCAG CTTGATGGCCAAACTCTGAGTCCATGTCCAGCTAAGGCCATAGTATTCAGAAACTTGACAGTCAACAGTGACCATGAATTTCTTGTCAGTGTCACAACTTCGGATGGACAAAGAAACTCATCAGCTCATTCTTGGTTCATTG ATACAATACCACCAACTGCAACAATTTTTAGCGGAAAGAATTATACAAGCACTGAAAGAATAGCCATTGATATCACTTTCAGTGAAGCTTGCACCGGGAAGGGTGGCTTTAGGTGTGTAAACTCATCAAGCTGTGAT GTTATAATACATGGTCCAGCCCATGTACATGCATCTTCCTTGCGCATGATTAAACCTGGCATTAGTTACAGTCTCGATGTAATTCTCTCCTTTACAAGTATGAATGGTCGCGTTGTCATCAGAATGGCAGATAAATTTTGTACAGATCAGGCTGGAAATAGCTTCACAAGGACAAATGGTTCCACTATAATCATTCACTTTG ATAGAAGGCCAGTGCTAGCAGATTTGTGGACCTCTGTTCCTGCCTATGAGTTAGTGATGAATGGAGTCCCAAGAACTGTCCTTGCAACTAACAAATTGGAGGATGTGCAAATATTTTTGGGCTTCAGCATTCCCATTATAAACACAACAGAGCAGGTCCTAAATGCAATGATTGTCAATTCGGGTAAATTAATACCTATTCATCGCAGAAATCAAGGAAGCCGCGAGTTTAATTTCCAA ATCAGGAATATATCTAGAACTGAAATCATTGTGATTGAATTACAAGCTGGACTATTAATCGGCAGGACAGGCACTCCTGTCTCACCGGTTCCCTCAATTACATTCCTTTATG ATTCTGTGGAGACCGGTGTAGGGCTGAGTACTAGTTCTCCAAATGTTACTAAGGACCACAGCATAAATGTAGTAGTTGAGTTTACAAAGCCGGTTTTTGGCTTTGAGGCCTCGATGGTAAATGTGGTTGGGGGTAGAATAACAAG GTTTAGGGAACTTTCAAGAGCTCTGTACTCCTTGAATGTACAAGCAATCACTGAGCATATGGTGTCAATTTCTGTTCCTGCAGGGAAGGTATATGATATATCAGAAAATCTTAACATGGCATCTAACCAACTTGAAGTGAAACACT TCTGTGCAGACTCAACCCCTGCAATATCAATGGCATTGCAGTCATTTGTTAGTGCTGGTATATTAGCAACATCACTAGCAGCTGCTATTCTCTCAATTTCAACTGCACATCTTGGAGCAGTGGGAATTGCTTCTGAGAGAATCAATGTTGTTGCCTCCGATTCCTCAATGAATCTACAT GGTCTGGTCGGACACCTTCAAGTTTTTGTCCTCTCAGACTGGCTCTCAGTTAATCAACCAATTGAATATTTCGAGACAACCAAAGGTCTCTGGTGGCTCATACCTCGTCAAAAGCTTCCATGGAAGAAGGATAGTGGTTCAGTTTTGCACCACCATGTCTACTTGGCTGAAGAGAATCTTCAGAGGAAATCTATTGCCTCATCTGTAGGAGGGTCTTCACATAAAGGAGTTAACGTTCAAGTTGACTCGTATCTAGCCAATTCTTCATATATGTGCAATGAAGTACCAGTTCCCATCGAGATGGGTCCCAAGTCTGGTTGGCTTCTTGGGCAGCATAACATGCATATGATTCCTTATGGATTACCCCTTCATTCTAATGAATATTTCATGTATTTCTTG AGAGGAGAGCCATTGTCTGCTAGCAATGTCATCAAGGGAATGGAGAATTACCTAGG GTGGGAAGACCTACTGATGAACTTGTTTTGGCTTGGTATTGGAGGAGGCAGTTTAGTCATCATCCATTTATTGATATTACTTTTCCTAAGGTGGAGAACTGGAACACCAGCTCATGGTTTACTGTCAGTTCCCAGATTCGAGCTCTTTCTTCTAATTCTCATGCTACCTTGTATCTCTCAGTCCTCGACTTTTGTGATAAAAG GTGGTACAACAGGAGGAATCATTACTGGAGCTTTGTTGCTGGCTATCCCAGCAGCTCTTATAATATCAGTGTGCctttttaatttaattgcaatcttctCTGCCAGTTATGTTCAGTACAAGGAAGTCAAGCATGTAGCTAGAAAAGAACCGTGGTCTACAAGGATTTTGTATTATTTTACAGGGAGACCTAGTGCTGGAAAGTGGTTTTATAAGGAAGGGATTCCTTCATCTTTCCTTCCACGTTTCGGGATTCTCTTTGAAAGTTTGAAGGGTCCTCcattatttgtttttgttgatcAAAATGAACCAAACAGCATATCCAAGTGGACCGGAAGTGGCAATAGTGGTATTGGGAGGATGCGACCAGTCAGCTTGGATGGCAGCATTGAAGAAATTAAGATTCCTATATCGAAAAGGGTCTTGGGATGTGCTAGATCTTCCTACATTATTGTTGATCTTTCAAGACGGGTCTGCTTGGGGATCATATGTGGAGCTTACTCATCAAGGAAATCAAACCAAAGCCTCTTTGCACTGACCATTACGCTGGTACAGTTCATTTATCTATTTACTATCAAACCATACATCAGCAGGGGAGTCCATGTGGTGGAAAGTATTTCTCTACTGTGTGAGGTTGGCATCTTTGCTCTATTTATCAGTATTAATGGCTCAAATCCAGTCAAAGCGAGAAATGCAGGGTTCTTAATGCTAGGTCTTCTCTTCCTTACCTTTGTTACCCAAATTATCAATGAGTGGTATGCTTTGATGAAGTTCATATTAAGATTCTCTCAGCCTCAAAAGAATTCGTTCAAACTCGGTTTAAAGTTTGCTGCTAAGGGCCTTATCCTCCCATTTCTTCCAAAGAAGCAATGGCCAAGAGTCATACCTGCATCATCCCATCCAAAAACAGGTCTACCTCCAGTCCTTCATCCAGGTCCAGATACAAAATCTGGAAGGAGAGATATGAGAGCACCAGGCGGTAACACTATTAGCGCTATGACTGCAACTGTAGTCCCTGTACTCAGTCCTGGATCACCTGGCCCTAATGTTCTACAAATGACAGCAGGTTCCTCTACTCCCGAGACTACACTAGGTACGCAGAGAGCAGTGGAAGCAAAACAGCTAAAGGGACTGAAATTACAGCCGAAAAGTGATCTGAAGAAACTGAGGGAGTTGGCAAGGGCAAGTTTTTCAGGGGATTCAAATTTCGAGGAAGCTAGCACCAGCTATGGTCCTAAACCCTAA